The segment ACCCAATTCGCCAGGTTCACCCTCACCGCGCAGACGCAGGCGCGAGCCGTTATCCACTCCCGCTGGAATGTTGACCTGCAGCTCGCGAGTCTCCTGAACAATGCCTTCACCCCGACACTTGGCACAGGGATTCTGGATTACTGTTCCACGGCCACGGCAAATCGGGCATGGAGTGGAGACTCGGAAGAATCCCTGGGCTTGCGTCACCTGCCCCGAACCGCCACACTGTTGGCAGGATTCAGGCTGACTGCCAGGCTCGGCTCCGCTGCCGTCACATTCCGTACAGCGCGCCTTGCGGGGAATCTTGAGTTCCATCTGATCGCCCTTGGCGGCCTGACGGAAGGATATCCTCAGATTGTACCGAAGATCGGCACCCTTGGTGGCACGTGGCCCACGCGACGGACCAAACCCAAACAGGTCGCCGAAGATATCGGAGAAGGAGCTGAAGATGTCGTCGGTATTGGAGAAACCACCATAGCCATTGCCATTGACCCCTTCGTGTCCAAACTGGTCATATCGGGCCCGCTTGTTGGCGTCCCTAAGCACATCGTAGGCTTGAGCGGCTTCCTTGAATTTTTCTTCGGCCTGGGCGTCATCGGGGTTGCGATCTGGATGAAATTCGAATGCCTTCTTGCGATAGGCTTTTTTGATTTCATCCTCACCGGCTTCGCGACCAACGCCCAGAACATCATAGTAATCTTTTTGACTCATGGTTTAGCTATCGGCAGTCTGAAGACCAACTTCAGTAAGTTTATCGCCAGGGATCACCTTGTGACCGGCAATCTCGCGCAGAGCGGTTACGGCTTCCTTGTTCTTGCAAACCACCAACGGCTCGTAGCCTTCGCGGTACTGTTTCACGCGCTTGATACCCATCTGGACGATAAGAAAACGATTGTTTACCTGGGCCAAGCAATCTTCCACAGTGATTCTAGCCATGGTCATATACTCCGTGATCACAACGTTGGACCCATGCGCGTCCGCACGAGCCTATTAAGTTCAATGCATGGGGGCTTCACTCCGCAAGCGGAGGCAGCATTCCCTTAAGATCCATAAACAAACGGCTATCTACCGGGTGAAAGGCCTTTTCGCCATATCTCCCAGCCCAGCACTGGCCACCGGGCAACCCGGAGTCCGTATAAAACACAAGATCAAGCAGTGGAACACCCTTCTCGCCCTTTAAAACGAGCCGAAGCGCCTGTTCCGCACTGGCAGGAAGTGCACCCACCGGACCGTATTCGTACTGCAAATCAGTAAGACGCCAGAGACGCATGTCAATGCCCGTCAATTCCCCAGCGCCTTCACTTCGCCAATTTTCACCATCACGACGGGCAATGAAAACACGTCCTGCATGGGTCAATTCAAGCCGCCGCACCTGCCCGAGTTCAACAAGAACAAGTCGACGGTCGATCAGCGAAAAAGCGTTTCTGTTTAATTTCTCAACCCGCTCCTGGTCAAGCAGAAAAAACACATCCTGTCGTGACGAGGAAACCATCCAGGGTTTTGAATCATCTAACGGGCGCCATAGTTTCAGAAAAGAATTTCGTCCGCCTTTCTGGCGCAAGATCAAAGCCAAATCGGGTAAACGCCCTTGTTCAGGGGGCATAGGGGCCAGACTTACAGCTTGCAGCGCTCCGAGTTCATGTAACCACAAATCCATAGCCTCGCGCTGAACTCGCGACGAGCCAAGGATATCCGGCTTGACGAATACAAATTCTTCTTTTTTGCGCTGAATCTCCCAGCCCTCGTGCATGCTGGACATGCGAATGACAAGGACATCTTCCACACTCAAGTCCATGAGCCGTGTATCCAAATACGCAGCGGGCAAACGGCCGAGCACATCTGCATAATCTTTTGATAGCACCATCAGGCCCGGCTTGTCCGCCATTCGTGCGAATACGCCAACGCCAGAACCATCGTCTCCTCCAATTTCCAAACGGGAGCGGCCTTCTACTGTAACGGCGGCTCTTGGCTGAAAACCACCCCCCGGACCGGCACTGTTTGACAGTCTGCGGATTGGCTTATTCAATGCCAGAAACTCCAGCAAAGCTTCGACCTTACGGGATTCGGCCAAAGGCAATACACCTCTGTCCGGTAACCGCAACCGCCATGCACCGTCCTGACGCAACAACTCAAAGACCCCTGAAGGCCCTTCGAGAATGACCCGATCTGCAGCCGCAGCACTATACTCGGGCCAACGCTCGTCCTGCGGAGCAGGAATCACAGCTTGCCTAGTCAGGACAATGCCAGCCGCAACCACGGCAATCAGAAAGAAGAAAACAAGAGCACCAATTCTCATAGCGATATAACCGGCCTCTGCCGGAACTAAAGATTCGCGGAGAAATCTCAAACGGAAGGGCCCCACAGCTTGAAACTACGGCATGAATACCGAACTGCGGCCCAATCACAGGCTATTACCTAAGGATTATTGACTATGCCCTGCACGCCTTTAATGTCAAGAATCGACGAGAATTCGATAAATTCGACTGAATCGCTCGGGATAGTTGCGTCAAGCCCAATGTTCATCTATTGATTCGCCCACAGGCCGTGTTTAGCGAATGGCCACATTCCAGCGACCGCCAGGAGGAAACGAATCATGGCTAGATGGGGCAAACTGACTTACGCCCAAAAACAATGCCTGGGCGCAACAGGCAAGCTCATGCAGCAGACCGAGATGGTGTATCCCGGAGCACGAATCGGTATCGCCGCATCGGGTGGCGTGGACAGTTGGCTGATGCTGAAAATTCTCACCATGCGCCAACGCATCGTTCCCTTCCCCTTCGAGTTGATGGTTCT is part of the Desulfovibrio ferrophilus genome and harbors:
- the dnaJ gene encoding molecular chaperone DnaJ codes for the protein MSQKDYYDVLGVGREAGEDEIKKAYRKKAFEFHPDRNPDDAQAEEKFKEAAQAYDVLRDANKRARYDQFGHEGVNGNGYGGFSNTDDIFSSFSDIFGDLFGFGPSRGPRATKGADLRYNLRISFRQAAKGDQMELKIPRKARCTECDGSGAEPGSQPESCQQCGGSGQVTQAQGFFRVSTPCPICRGRGTVIQNPCAKCRGEGIVQETRELQVNIPAGVDNGSRLRLRGEGEPGELGGPSGDLYVVIYVDEDKTFRRQGQDLVHTVEINMVQAALGATVDVPTLDEPVPLSVPKGTQSGEVFQLRGLGLPFINRQSTGDLLVEVLVATPTSLSKRQEELLEEFWKLEDKKLKNKAKSFFKRAKDKAMGD
- the rpoZ gene encoding DNA-directed RNA polymerase subunit omega, which encodes MARITVEDCLAQVNNRFLIVQMGIKRVKQYREGYEPLVVCKNKEAVTALREIAGHKVIPGDKLTEVGLQTADS
- a CDS encoding DUF4340 domain-containing protein, with product MRFLRESLVPAEAGYIAMRIGALVFFFLIAVVAAGIVLTRQAVIPAPQDERWPEYSAAAADRVILEGPSGVFELLRQDGAWRLRLPDRGVLPLAESRKVEALLEFLALNKPIRRLSNSAGPGGGFQPRAAVTVEGRSRLEIGGDDGSGVGVFARMADKPGLMVLSKDYADVLGRLPAAYLDTRLMDLSVEDVLVIRMSSMHEGWEIQRKKEEFVFVKPDILGSSRVQREAMDLWLHELGALQAVSLAPMPPEQGRLPDLALILRQKGGRNSFLKLWRPLDDSKPWMVSSSRQDVFFLLDQERVEKLNRNAFSLIDRRLVLVELGQVRRLELTHAGRVFIARRDGENWRSEGAGELTGIDMRLWRLTDLQYEYGPVGALPASAEQALRLVLKGEKGVPLLDLVFYTDSGLPGGQCWAGRYGEKAFHPVDSRLFMDLKGMLPPLAE